A genomic stretch from Carassius auratus strain Wakin chromosome 37, ASM336829v1, whole genome shotgun sequence includes:
- the mki67 gene encoding proliferation marker protein Ki-67 isoform X1 — protein MPLLGKIVVIKRNGGDGTEFPLTASCLFGRKLDCDIRIQLPQVSKEHCKIELNENKELILTNLSSVNPTRINGQALNQSECLKHGDVITIIDRSFRFEYPPPKTPKKRLSTPGKGKAVQALKEQQEKATPVPVEKRKSEHSFDTCLKDGSNLPPSLEQTVETEPEDGKLKKDSMSPFCELYQMVKQDLAAKSPWKSEQPKTPLARPQNGYEKVSAADVKSSQKQVTTPSTKKRRSSKSNSEDTTGSAIPQSSFNSNVEENLTNDVPSIGSTTPSMTQNCVTPVSRKNITPLKTPQKFSAGEVVQQILLQPQPEEKTPKSPKGRRSGGSQDQSLVHQMPSVQPQTPRDNSKDNNTGVKMSPRTSPRANAGKRFQIQDVLPEITSTTSASKKEDDTSVNELFNGNESHNEVIVLKAKKKRVSFGGQLSPELFDKGLPPNSPLRRGATPRHSLGAFQRPQSLLRRASTIGLLALRLRETVSEAQKCSPNKASPKRSLGTKAKTPSPAKRSSGTKAKTPSPKCQKSPSASTKTPTPSSTPAAPRTPASAKRASTSAIEAAGDMSLTETPRVQGRFSVSLINTPSPVQDQGSMSEPQSAIAEDVPQKYVTPKIPLRRKSMKSSGRKTPKSAIKSALDVMRSRRSGASRANLKVLTSWADIVKFGQTKPQTEVTTKKKPTKSTIVKRAVLPKPKTPAQRLKDDVSTGHAASPVTIVVGKAHMRTNQYVGAAPKIVPNIALFKKDMKMDEDLTGVEEIFKTPANTRSKNRVPLNKDCPEISLDEVSVMKTPEESGEMLVSPLSVVSTAKSGRYNNEAVTRLLLDNQDGSLLEDEGLSELPDNSIETSCHDIIPDVETPNVQTEEEEAAPETVVKTPNQKAAPSLCLTGVKQLMKTPKQKAEPIEDLRGKLLKTPKECKPSHGESLEGIKELLKTPKYRGAPVEDMVGVKRVMQTPKVKSNPVLCASGLQRLMRTPKEKAEQHEDLTGVKELMKTPEIKGDLMENQARLKRFAKTPKQKRNQVKEDLTGVQQLKNTPKHRGEPVEDQMGMEGLMQTPKEKVEPVEDLSDLKQSMQTPKLKRESVSSQFEISELMKTPRLETMTEESTGLKELEPENSSFLTTGSSVTEPIKIQEPMESCSTFMTAEGDLKLGLDEEYDQENVCQVETMESEVLKSMDLQCTAKTVESNQSHPYIETVTPQERHPDQIEEEIVSVDASDVCSSGPDKKNQEQSEETVCVSDNTNTTVEATSTSSTAEQVELVKSPPASKIQRGTRGKAAQRSKNGNNKMAKAPAVLLLIEEENMSSPVPASPIRGKRGKKLLEVSEIAASPVRKSARGRVPKHSSVEEEAKNTEVEMQDSLPAVTKTRKGQKPKQDGADAAVATTHDANAVDPQCPDANEEQVQAPLVKTGRRKIMDKTRRQPSEELEQTTTEIVCEENAVAPEDVKLQTSLGTDTISSTRARRGRPTKKEHLKTEPTPALESKIPSTHAVVVAEKPVIPVAKSVQGRKGKKETVKDQPLGDDDVMVVSKIAAEANVDHKEEPEAPVVKCGRGRKTKQQKPQMAEEVVDQPAVDTSIHLPVTEEHTETVIKSVRGNRKTKQSKETVSVKAEENIVSPIEQAETPVVKTGRKRAVNAKETEMVADVAVKRGRRAVADPAPPVAVVSSRVRKAVMKAESEVTEDVASSEEPVKPVKHTRRTAKAPKSKEEENTMTQAGSEFVAAEKISGVGLEKVERGSRGRKLKDSTKDIPKSPISESATAEQASEIKPSKTVTCNTDLVVCKDTEKSEITTNVKEPQLKKSKRLGKLPAEMSSTESNQSTDLPPRGRRGRGVKEEIPIEETQEEAQIKVKPLRRGKAVAPSVPKSEPTDSKTSTPLKRRRIEVTDESVNKEPLPKRRGRVVEVAAEVSSKEKMPEAEPEKADPTSKKIGNKATRGQKSTAQKPDPAPAKAQESVSGTTTRKARSVKKLEEVDVPTEAAPVRRTRRK, from the exons ATGCCTTTGCTTGGGAAGATAGTGGTGATCAAGAGAAATGGAGGAGATGGCACTGAATTTCCCCTCACAGCGTCCTGTCTGTTCGGAAG GAAGCTGGACTGTGATATTCGGATTCAGCTGCCGCAGGTGTCTAAAGAGCATTGTAAAATTGAGCTAAATGAGAACAAGGAG CTAATTTTGACCAATCTGAGCTCCGTGAACCCCACTCGTATTAATGGACAAGCTCTTAATCAGTCGGAATGTTTAAAGCATGGTGATGTCATCACAATCATTGATCGTTCTTTCAG GTTTGAGTACCCACCTCCTAAGACACCGAAGAAGAGGCTGTCCACACCTGGAAAAGGCAAAGCAGTTCAG GCTTTGAAAGAGCAGCAGGAAAAAGCCACACCTGTTCCTGTGGAAAAGAGAAAGTCGGAGCATTCGTTTG ATACTTGTTTAAAAGATGGGTCAAACTTGCCACCATCTTTGGAACAAACTGTTGAGACCGAACCAGAAGATGGCAAACTTAAAAAGGACAGCATGTCACCTTTTTGTGAGCTTTACCAAATGGTCAAACAGGACCTTGCTGCAAAATCACCATGGAAGTCTGAGCAACCAAAAACACCTCTTGCAAGACCTCAGAATGGTTACGAGAAAGTTTCGGCTGCAGATGTTAAAAGTAGTCAGAAACAGGTCACAACCCCATCTACAAAGAAGCGAAGATCATCAAAATCCAATTCTGAGGATACAACTGGATCAGCTATACCTCAGagttcatttaattcaaatgtgGAAGAAAACCTCACTAACGATGTGCCATCTATAGGGTCCACCACCCCCTCAATGACACAGAATTGTGTAACTCCTGTCTCCCGGAAGAATATAACACCCTTGAAGACACCTCAGAAATTCAGTGCTGGTGAGGTAGTCCAGCAAATTCTTTTACAGCCCCAGCCTGAAGAGAAGACTCCTAAATCCCCAAAAGGAAGGAGAAGTGGTGGATCACAGGATCAGAGCCTTGTTCATCAAATGCCTTCAGTCCAGCCTCAGACTCCAAGGGATAACTCAAAGGATAACAACACTGGAGTGAAGATGTCACCTAGAACATCACCAAGAGCAAATGCTGGCAAAAGGTTTCAAATCCAAGATGTTCTGCCTGAAATTACATCTACCACATCAGCATCTAAGAAGGAAG ATGACACTTCAGTAAATGAGCTATTTAATGGTAATGAATCACACAATGAGGTAATTGTACTCAAAGCAAAGAAAAAGCGAGTGTCCTTTGGTGGTCAGCTGAGTCCAGAGCTATTTGACAAAGGCTTGCCCCCAAATTCCCCCCTTCGCCGTGGGGCCACCCCACGACACAGTTTGGGTGCTTTTCAAAGACCCCAATCTCTCTTACGACGAGCATCCACCATTGGTCTTTTG GCTCTTCGACTTAGAGAAACAGTTTCAGAGGCTCAAAAATGTTCTCCAAATAAAGCTTCACCCAAAAGGTCACTGGGTACCAAGGCTAAAACTCCATCACCTGCCAAAAGGTCATCGGGAACCAAGGCTAAAACTCCATCACCAAAATGTCAAAAGTCACCATCTGCTTCAACCAAAACACCAACACCATCCTCTACTCCTGCTGCACCTAGGACACCTGCATCTGCTAAGAGAGCATCAACTTCAGCGATTGAGGCTGCTGGTGACATGTCTTTAACTGAGACACCGAGGGTGCAGGGAAGGTTTTCAGTCTCTCTTATCAATACTCCATCCCCTGTCCAGGACCAGGGGAGCATGTCTGAACCACAGTCAGCCATTGCAGAAGATGTGCCCCAGAAGTATGTAACACCAAAGATACCCTTAAGGAGGAAGAGCATGAAGTCTTCTGGAAGAAAAACTCCCAAAAGTGCAATTAAAAGTGCTCTTGATGTCATGCGTTCAAGACGTAGTGGAGCATCTCGGGCTAATCTAAAAG TGTTGACTTCTTGGGCTGATATTGTAAAATTTGGTCAGACCAAACCTCAAACAGAAGTTACAACTAAGAAAAAACCTACAAAGAGCACTATAGTGAAGAGAGCTGTACTGCCAAAACCCAAG ACACCTGCACAGAGGCTGAAAGATGATGTTAGTACTGGGCATGCAGCATCTCCAGTCACCATTGTTGTTGGCAAAGCCCATATGAGGACTAACCAGTATGTTGGTGCTGCACCTAAAATAGTGCCAAATATAGCACTATTCAAGAAGGACATGAAAATGGATGAGGACTTGACAG GTGTTGAAGAGATTTTTAAAACACCAGCCAACACCAGGTCTAAGAATAGAGTTCCTTTAAATAAAGACTGTCCAGAGATTTCTCTGGATGAGGTTTCAGTGATGAAAACACCAGAAGAATCAG GTGAAATGTTGGTGTCGCCATTAAGTGTGGTCTCCACTGCCAAAAGTGGTCGCTACAACAATGAAGCGGTAACACGACTACTTCTTGACAACCAGGATGGTAGTTTGTTGGAAGACGAAGGTCTTTCTGAACTCCCTGATAACTCTATTGAAACAAGTTGCCATGACATCATTCCAGATGTAGAGACACCTAATGTCcaaacagaggaagaggaggCTGCACCTGAAACAGTAGTCAAAACCCCAAACCAGAAAGCTGCACCATCCTTGTGTCTCACTGGAGTCAAGCAACTCATGAAAACACCAAAACAGAAGGCTGAACCAATTGAGGACTTAAGAGGAAAGCTGCTCAAGACCCCCAAGGAATGTAAACCTTCCCATGGTGAAAGTCTAGAAGGCATTAAGGAACTCCTAAAGACTCCCAAATACAGGGGAGCACCAGTAGAAGACATGGTTGGAGTGAAAAGAGTGATGCAGACTCCAAAAGTGAAGAGCAATCCTGTACTCTGCGCATCTGGTCTTCAGAGGCTTATGAGAACACCCAAAGAAAAGGCTGAGCAACATGAAGACCTTACTGGTGTGAAAGAACTGATGAAAACACCGGAAATAAAGGGAGACCTGATGGAGAATCAAGCACGGCTGAAAAGATTTGCGAAGACACCTAAACAGAAGAGAAATCAAGTCAAAGAGGACCTAACTGGTGTTCAGCAACTGAAGAACACCCCTAAACACAGAGGAGAACCAGTTGAAGATCAAATGGGTATGGAAGGGCTGATGCAGACTCCCAAAGAGAAAGTTGAACCCGTAGAAGACTTATCTGATTTGAAGCAGTCAATGCAGACTCCCAAGTTAAAAAGAGAATCTGTCAGCAGTCAGTTTGAAATCAGTGAACTTATGAAGACCCCTCGACTCGAAACAATGACAGAGGAGTCCACTGGCCTTAAAGAACTCGAACCTGAGAACAGCTCTTTCTTGACAACCGGAAGTAGTGTGACTGAGCCTATTAAG atCCAAGAACCGATGGAAAGTTGCTCTACGTTCATGACAGCTGAAGGAGACTTAAAACTGG GTTTGGATGAGGAATACGACCAAGAAAATGTCTGTCAGGTTGAAACCATGGAGAGTGAAGTTTTAAAATCTATGGATCTACAGTGCACCGCTAAAACAGTTGAATCTAATCAGAGTCATCCATATATTGAGACTGTAACTCCACAGGAAAGACACCCTGACCAGATTGAAGAGGAGATTGTTTCAGTTGATGCTTCTGATGTGTGTTCTTCTGGGCCAGATAAAAAAAACCAAGAGCAGTCTGAAGAAACTGTATGCGTATCTGATAATACCAACACAACAGTTGAAGCTACCTCAACTTcatccactgctgagcaagtggAGCTAGTCAAGTCTCCACCTGCCAGTAAAATTCAGCGTGGCACTCGAGGAAAAGCAGCACAGAGATCCAAAAATGGTAACAACAAAATGGCCAAAGCACCTGCTGTATTGTTATTAATTGAAGAGGAAAATATGAGTAGTCCAGTTCCCGCTAGTCCTATCAGAGGAAAGAGAGGCAAGAAACTTCTTGAAGTATCAGAAATCGCTGCCAGTCCAGTTAGAAAATCAGCCCGTGGTAGAGTTCCCAAGCACAGCTCTGTGGAAGAAGAGGCAAAGAATACAGAGGTCGAGATGCAAGATTCCCTGCCTGCCGTTACCAAAACCAGGAAAGGGCAAAAACCTAAACAAGATGGTGCTGATGCTGCAGTTGCAACCACTCATGATGCAAATGCTGTGGACCCACAGTGTCCTGATGCAAATGAAGAGCAGGTCCAAGCCCCTCTTGTGAAAACTGGGAGGAGAAAAATTATGGATAAAACCAGAAGACAACCTTCAGAAGAACTTGAACAGACAACAACTGAAATTGTTTGTGAGGAAAATGCTGTTGCACCAGAGGATGTCAAGTTGCAGACTTCACTAGGTACTGACACCATCTCCTCAACTAGAGCTAGGAGGGGAAGGCCAACAAAAAAGGAACACTTGAAAACCGAGCCAACCCCTGCTTTGGAAAGCAAAATTCCAAGCACTCATGCTGTTGTAGTGGCTGAGAAGCCAGTGATACCTGTAGCAAAGTCAGTGCAAGGAAGGAAAGGTAAAAAAGAAACTGTCAAGGACCAGCCCTtgggtgatgatgatgtcatggTTGTTTCCAAAATTGCGGCAGAGGCAAATGTTGACCATAAAGAGGAGCCTGAAGCACCTGTGGTCAAGTGTGGCAGAGGACGAAAAACCAAACAGCAGAAACCACAAATGGCTGAAGAGGTTGTTGACCAACCTGCTGTAGATACCAGCATACATTTACCTGTGACCGAAGAACACACTGAAACAGTGATAAAATCTGTGAGAGGGAATAGGAAGACAAAGCAGTCAAAGGAGACCGTTTCAGTTAAGGCTGAGGAGAACATTGTCAGCCCAATTGAACAAGCAGAGACCCCTGTTGTCAAAACGGGTCGAAAAAGGGCTGTTAATGCAAAGGAAACTGAAATGGTGGCAGATGTTGCGGTCAAAAGAGGTCGTCGTGCTGTTGCAGACCCTGCACCGCCAGTTGCTGTGGTGTCTAGCCGTGTACGTAAAGCAGTTATGAAGGCAGAGTCTGAGGTTACTGAGGATGTAGCTTCATCAGAAGAGCCAGTAAAGCCTGTTAAACATACCAGGAGAACAGCAAAAGCACCTAAATCAAAGGAAGAAGAAAATACTATGACACAGGCAGGTTCTGAATTTGTTGCTGCTGAGAAAATATCAGGTGTCGGACTGGAGAAAGTGGAAAGAGGAAGCCGTGGAAGAAAACTGAAGGATTCGACTAAGGACATCCCTAAAAGCCCAATCAGTGAGTCTGCTACAGCTGAGCAAGCTAGTGAAATAAAACCATCAAAAACGGTTACCTGCAACACAGATTTGGTCGTCTGTAAAGACACTGAAAAGTCTGAAATTACTACCAATGTAAAAGAGCCGCAGCTGAAGAAATCCAAAAGGTTAGGCAAATTACCAGCTGAGATGTCTTCCACAGAATCAAATCAGTCAACTGATCTGCCACCCAGAGGCCGCAGAGGGAGAGGAGTGAAAGAAGAAATTCCCATTGAAGAGACTCAAGAAGAAGCTCAGATAAAAGTCAAGCCATTGAGAAGAGGAAAAGCAGTGGCTCCCTCTGTGCCCAAATCAGAGCCCACTGATAGTAAGACATCAACCCCCCTCAAAAGGAGAAGGATTGAAGTGACAGATGAGTCCGTAAATAAGGAGCCTTTGCCAAAGAGAAGAGGCAGAGTAGTCGAAGTTGCAGCAGAGGTCTCAAGCAAAGAGAAAATGCCTGAAGCTGAACCAGAAAAGGCTGATCCTACTTCCAAGAAGATTGGAAATAAAGCTACAAGAGGACAGAAAAGTACAGCACAGAAACCAGATCCAGCACCTGCTAAAGCTCAAGAGTCTGTTTCAG GAACCACCACTCGAAAAGCAAGGAGTGTGAAAAAATTAGAGGAAGTAGATGTCCCTACAGAGGCAGCTCCTGTCAGGCGCACCAGGAGGAAGTAA